A window of Frankiaceae bacterium contains these coding sequences:
- a CDS encoding helix-turn-helix domain-containing protein, with product MAAPNRDGLRPTLGAVVASISTLRIVCAPLGPNVPVADVRLADDAAVGRDDLVLAGTDDARSLVRVVSTSAAAGAAAVAVPRHATTLTPAAYDLGVALLQASGPWGDLYRTTTRAVAPAPLPEPPGAVTVAAFEPLRAGQDPEVVRNLVWYLATLRRPGTRAVVEAGVCYAVVPGDDVAGLAATVARRAGIALGAELRAGVGSTLSGPGRAAASRDDADRVLDVLRDRPDLGPVASIDDVRPQVAVASIGSLVARWPLLRLPQLALLRGHDEAHDTGYVATLAAYLATFGDTALAAARLGVHPNTFRYRLRRLVELTGLDLDDPGQRLACELELAVRA from the coding sequence GTGGCTGCGCCGAACCGGGACGGCCTGCGCCCGACGCTGGGCGCCGTCGTCGCGTCGATCAGCACGCTCCGGATCGTGTGCGCGCCGCTCGGCCCGAACGTCCCCGTCGCCGACGTACGGCTCGCGGACGACGCAGCCGTGGGCAGGGACGACCTCGTCCTGGCCGGCACCGATGACGCACGGTCGCTCGTCCGCGTCGTCTCCACGTCCGCGGCAGCCGGCGCCGCCGCGGTCGCCGTGCCGCGGCACGCGACCACGCTGACACCCGCGGCGTACGACCTCGGCGTCGCCTTGCTGCAGGCCTCCGGCCCGTGGGGCGATCTGTACCGGACGACCACCAGGGCCGTCGCGCCCGCCCCGCTCCCGGAGCCGCCCGGGGCGGTCACGGTGGCGGCGTTCGAGCCCCTGCGGGCGGGCCAGGACCCCGAGGTCGTCCGCAACCTCGTGTGGTACCTCGCCACGCTGCGCAGGCCAGGCACGCGCGCCGTCGTCGAGGCCGGCGTCTGCTACGCCGTCGTCCCCGGCGACGACGTCGCGGGACTCGCGGCGACCGTCGCGCGCCGCGCGGGCATCGCGCTCGGCGCCGAGCTGCGCGCCGGCGTCGGCTCGACGCTCTCGGGACCCGGGCGCGCGGCCGCGTCGCGGGACGACGCGGACCGGGTGCTCGACGTGCTGCGCGACCGGCCGGACCTCGGGCCCGTGGCGTCGATCGACGACGTACGGCCGCAGGTCGCCGTCGCGTCGATCGGGTCGCTCGTCGCCCGGTGGCCGTTGCTGCGGCTGCCCCAGCTCGCGCTGCTGCGCGGCCACGACGAGGCGCACGACACCGGCTACGTCGCGACGCTCGCGGCGTACCTCGCGACGTTCGGCGACACGGCGCTCGCCGCGGCGCGACTCGGCGTGCACCCCAACACGTTCCGGTACCGGCTGCGCCGCCTGGTCGAGCTCACCGGGCTCGACCTGGACGACCCGGGCCAGCGGCTGGCCTGCGAGCTCGAGCTCGCGGTCCGGGCATGA